Below is a window of Humulus lupulus chromosome 9, drHumLupu1.1, whole genome shotgun sequence DNA.
CTAATCTCACTGAATTTTGAAGAGGTATTTATAAAAATTAGAAGTTACTTTATTACAATATAAACTaagtatttataaaaattaaaagttactttattataatataaactaaattaaaattaatataaattaaaaattaattggtAAACTAGTCCATTTTGGTGTAATAATATAAATGTTTAAAGTCAATTTATTATAACGAAGGATCAATGTGGGAACATAAATGTGATGGAAAAGTAGATCTAATGATGGGGAAAAAATAGTTGTGATAAATTGATTAAAGATGACTCTTACTTTTATtcactttgaaaatgtttttagTATAATTTCAATATCCAATTCTACCAAGAAGAATTCAGTTAGCACAAATAGGTAATTTGAAATACATTTAGCACAATTACATGACTAAAATATAATTATCACAAATATAAGAGCAAAAAATATAACTATCACAGACATAcgataaaaaaacacaaatattACAAACAAGTGAGTCTAATAAGGATAAACTTGTTGAGCCAGGGAAATTCCAATAAATTTGGGTTAAAAGTTTATGCAAAGAAATCTTGAAGATTAATTGCATGAGCATGATGATGAGAGCATTTTATAAGAAAACTACAATGGCTTTGAATGACAATACTTTGAGGGAAAACGACATTCATTTAACAAcagtaataattgattagaaGAAACTACAATAATTAAGAAGTGAACAACAATTAGCTGAAAATGCTGGGgctggaggattttgacatgagtCAAACCCAAGGAGAAAGGAAAATGCTCGAACCCTACAATGTGTGACATTCTTGGTTTGATCGAGAAggtaatattattgagatgaatGAAAAAGTCCACACTTTAATATAACAACACATAATGTATGCATGAATTATATGTATGTATACATGTTAGTTAAACACATATTGTAACTTTGTGTATATACAAGGAGGGAAAACATTCACAAAATATTCAAGCTCCACCCTATTGAAGACCCTGCATCTCTCTTCTCTCACACAAACTGCTGAACGATTCTGTGTTTTACATCGTACGATTTAACCGAACATGAACTTGGTTATTGTTTAGGCAACACTAACATTGGACCATCTCCAATGcaagatgtaaattttgtgtcaaatttggtACAAAAATGAGTCAAGACTATATTTATCTCAATATTTGTAATTGTGCTTCAATGCACAAGAtgcaaattaacaaaaaaaaggtcaacaattcatttaatatttattgataatatacaaaaattaatttttttttcatttttaattgtAAAATATAACTAAAAAAAAGTAATATGATTAgtcattaattattaattaataaattagtattAATATAGTAAGTAAAAAAATAGCATTAATTATTGAGCTAAATTTGACTCATGTTATATCTTATGCCAATTTCGACACAACTTTTTGCATGTGTCAAATTTGGCTCACTTTTTAGAGCACCATTAAAGTGATACTTTTGTTAAAATATGCTAAATATAACAATTTATCTGCACTAAGCGCGGTGACCGCACAAGTGGCCATCGCTGCTAGAGCTTATGGTGTGGTACGTAGTGCATGCATTCAGTTTTCGCTACGGCGACCTTCCAAACCGAAGCGGTTTCAGTGTATTATTTTGAACTGACACAACATAACTGTGGAATGCAGGGTGTGGGATCAGCCATTAACAAACTTAATGATGCAATGTCAATGAGAGCCAGAGAGGTCAGGAGCATTTCAAACTCATTACACAAACACTGTAACTGTAACTCCATGCACTTTCTTGTGTATTAGGCTTAGAATGGCTCACAAGTTTATGGGAATGTTAGTGGAACAtatcataaatataaatatatgtatgtatataagtTTTGGAACCTCtacaatcttcccaagtctttATCTGCTAGGAGTATAAAGTCATTATTTAGGAGAAGGTTTCAATCCAAGAGTACAGAGAACAACACAGCCATCTAGAATAAATAgcagagaaagaaaaaagaaaagatgaTAATCATCCTTTGAAATCCATTACATTTTTAAACTGAAACTAAAAACACTAGGACTGaaatgcaaaaacaaaaatatcAGCTCTGGTGAAAATGGAGCTCTAACAATTCATACAGTTGGAGGCAAAACATGATACCAACTAGGGGCAAGAAGAAATAGTAGACGCTGCTCGCTCGCTCGCTCACCAAAATGTTCTACAGAAATGGAGGTAGTATTATCCATCTGCGTGGATACTTTGGCCTTCCATCTTTTCCATCGAATAGCTGCAAATGACGAGTTTTCGAAAAAACATCGTTAGATTAACTTATTTCTGTAAGAAAGATTCCAAATTACACAATCTCGAGTCTGATGAAATTAATCAATGAAATATCTTCAGAGAAGACTGTATGCAATCAAAAAGAAATGAGATCAAGttcaataaatcaatgaatattttatatcGAATGATGAATCCGGTTCAACTGACTAACTTCTTTTCGTTTCTTGAAAGGACAGAGGTTGAATCACTCGGGTTTATGTGAGGAGAAAGAGTATACCTAATTGTGTGTGTTACTAAACCAAAGACTACAAAATATTTATGTAACAATAGGATATTCATGCTATTCAAGTTCAACCAACAGAGTCTCATATAGgaagttttaaaaaattgaacTGGTCTCAGAGGAACTCACCTTCTTCAACCGGCGGTGCTTTGCAAGGGCCCAGTTGGTCATTATAAAAGCAGCAACCACAAGGAAGAGATAACCAGCGACTGTCTGTGTGGCAATGTTGAAACCCAACCACTGATAAATCTCAGTTGTGTAGTTTGCACAAGTGACGATGTTGAACAAAAACCCGCGTGGAATTTGATATCCTCCACTCCCATCAGCACCACGCAGATTACTGAGCAAGATATGGCAATAGAAGTTTGAGATTTGACATAGTATCCCAAACCCAAAGCCAATCTTCATTTGTAGGTCACTAACAGGGGTGTAAAGTGGGTGATTCACATAGTAAGCTATGTAAGATCCGAAGGACCAATAGTAAAGACAATTGCGAAAAACATTGGAGAGTGGTGAGGTGGCATGGCTGAACCGATGAACGAAAAATGTTTCCATAATGCGTTTGAAGTAGTGGAAACACCAGTAGTACATGGCATACGTCTGCACAGGGTGGATGACACGCTCGCCTTTGAAGCCAAAGTATCGATACACCGGAAAGTAGTAAAATAGAGGATAAATGATCAGAGGACCCAAGTATTCGAAGAAGAAGAGAGTACGGTATGAAACTTGCGCGCCAAGGTCTTTGAACACTACAGTCAAGTCATTCGAGTTTCCACTGGTAtattctttgagaccctttttggagctGAGGACAACGGGCCTCTCTTTTGATCCCGGTTGGACAGGGAGGGTAAGTCGCTGCCTAGCAGGGTAGAACTTTTTTGCTGTGGATTTAAGGTATGAAGTCAAATTATTGTGctcaaaatataaattaaaatttgattTCAAAGTGTAGAAAAATAACAATTCATTTAGAATTAAAGATCAGTGGTGTTAGCCTCAAATGCCATTGATATAGACCACAACCCTATAGGATTCATAACCGAATATAAACCAAGCCAAATTAAAGTTTAGAAAGAAAACCAGAACATTTTTTCAGTTTAAAGACCAAATCTTATGACACAACTATTCCATCATAGACACATACGAAGGGGTAATATGTCACATAATAGTTTCATCAATTCATGGTAATGATAAACTGAGCTTAACCTTAGATAAAAGTTCACTAATCTCCTCTTTTAACAGGGAAAAATCCTCTCAAAATTCTATGACCAACAGACGAACCTAAGAAATCATACAACGGTACTTAAATTCTATTCATTGCTACAAAAGAATGTTAACGATGGCTTACTTCGCTTATGAATCGCCTCCTGTAGATCAGACACAGTGGCCTGAAAAAGCAACATAAAAAGTAACACAAACTTCATTAAAATTCTACAAAATATTCCTACGgggaaaaaaaaaatctgtagtCAAATTTCAAGCAAAAATTGAATCTTTCACACTGATTTCTTCTCTTTTATCATTTAACTCAGAACCCAACATGTAAATAGTGGAAAAGATTCAATCTTTTTTGTATTTCTTCCATTTCCTCATAAACCAAGCACAAACATTATCTCACAGCAGAGAGaaaaaaacccaatttttcttttcaaaatataAAAAGGAGGAAAAAACTTACAGAGTCATTGAGCTCAAGGCCACCCCTGATTACTTCTCTACCGCTTCGTGAGATTACGCTCACCTTCATCTTGGAAAGACCCAAATGACCAAATTCCAAAAAACAATAAGCTCTGTACTTTGGCGAGCAATCTTATGCAAGATCCATAAATAAGCTGAagcacagagagagagagagagaatgaatgGGACTAAAGATGGGATCCAAAATGGGACAATCAAGGCTCACTCAGGGTAGGAATTAGTTTGGAAGATGGTAAGTAAATTAATGGGATGCAGTTGGGGTAGGAGAGCTAACTTTCGATTCTTAACTTCCTAGACATAGTTGGGCTTTTCGTGTTCTTCTCTCTTGTTGGACCAGGCTTTgattttctctaaaaaaaaaaaaatctttaaaacAAACAATCTTAGGCCGTAGGATTACAATCCTTGAGATGTGTGGGACCCACTTATTGTACCATGAGAGAATAAATTCATGGGAGCTCAGCTGAGCATGGAATACAATAGAGAGTTTCGATAATAAAACCAAGCAAGATATCAATTAAACCAAACCCAACCAACACAGACGGCACGGAGAAAAGCCTGGTGGCAGTGCTTTTAGGGGTGATATCACCATATCCAATGGGACACACTGCGACAATACAAAAGTGCAAAGCGTCATTCACCAACCTTGGGACCCCAGCTGGGATCGGGGAACGACAGGGTGGTTGGTGTCGTTTATGGCAGCCATGGCTGGTGCGGTTCTGGTTCGATGAAGATTGGTTTTGTTCCAAGATGGGTAATTTGGGTCGAGAAGCCAACTGGGTGTGGACTGAAACAACAACGTGTTGTCTCTTGGGCTAGTTGGGTCGAGGAGGGAGAGTTGAGGGAAAGGGTTATAGCATCGACTCTGGTGGACCGAAGAGAGGACGGTCCTTGAGCTCAGAAGGCGTTAATGGGAGAGACATTTTGTCGTTTTCAGAGAGAGTACATAGCTGGGGAAGAAGTGGCGATGCCGatggcggtggcggtggcggaGGCCATCTCCTCAAGTATGGCAATAACGGCTCTTTCTCTATCTGGGTATGCCGGAAAACCGCTTTTGAGCTCGGCCAGGATACAAAAAGCTAAAcagtactactgctactgctactaattGCTACtttttatcatatatatttactAATTTCACTCCATTTCAATAATTAatcatagaaatcataatttatatGTTAAAATTGGATTTGATTTGGGGATGTTAACCATTTTAATCTCTATTTCATTCCTGTATATTCTCTGTCGGGATTGGACCGGATAATCTCATTGAGACGGGAAatctatttaaaaataaaataaacaaaaataaattatctcaaattaatatatattgttctattttattcaaacaaaatattaaatatattcaaaataaaattaaaaatatttcaaaagTTACTACTATGctacaaaattatataaataaacatgtaaaatattataaaataaataaaaaattaaacagcCCTTGTTAGGACAAGGAGTGTTATCCCAGTCTCCGACTTTTTAAGATTCGGGGTTAGAAAATGAACCACATTTCTCATTTAGGTAGGGAATCCTGACTCCAATAGAGGTGGGTTCCCGCGGAGCCTCCCCATTGAGAAAATTTTCATCCCTAATTTGATTCCATCATTTTATTTATGTTCcacctaataaattaaaaaaattatagttttaaacaaattcaaaattgTAGTAATATTTCTTAATGAAATTAAAATCTAGCACAACCATGTCATATACAACTAGCACAATCATGTTACTAGAAACTAATGTGCCATCATAATTGTGCAACCAATCTCTTTCGAAATAAAGATTTTACAACCATGCCATAAAAATATAGCTTGCACAACAATGCGGCAAGATTTAGAGCTAACACCAATTTGCAACTAGAAAATATAGTTAGCACAAAGGAGAGATGTGAGAGCAACATAATATACAAgcatattattgttatattattaattttacaaaatgataTAATGTTGATCAAATAAGTGTGACAAATAATATGAGTGTGACAAAGCATTATTTTGTCAAATTACAAATTTGGTTACTGATTTGTAACTACCAAAATATCACCATAATCAATAATGTAAATGAAATTACATATTCTTGATTTGATTTTCATGTGATGTAATGTTTTTATAGCTGCCATGGAAGTTATTTTTACAGGCAATAAGTGTTTGGATGTTACGAAATTGCATGGGAGAAGATTTGTGACATTTTGGCAACTTGTAACCAAAGCTATTACTTGGGGTTACAAATCAATAACCTCACAGTTTCGGTTTTGAAGCATCCTTTTGATGTTTTGAATGTTGTAACTCCCCAAGTAACCCCCCAATCATCCATTTAATTCATTAAACACCCAATTTACTATTGGTAACAATCAAAatgttggtggaatttaaaaatCAAATGGTGAtcaaaaactctataaatagagaccatTTTGTCACTTGTGAATATGGGTTTTTCATCCATTTTAGCACTTggttgaaaaacaaaaaaatcttGATAATTTCATAAAGTTATTTCCTAAACTTGAGAGTCTTATAGTGATAAAAGAATAAGTGAAAATAAGATTTTTGACAAATGTTTCAAACTTTGTTATTTTATATtgtctatatttatttgtattttaaacCTAATGGTGTAATTTTATTTTAACAATCACTTGTCTAAGAGTTGCAATAATGATTTCTATTATATTCCATTGAAATATAATATTTTCTAACAATTATATGGAAAAGCTACTTATGCAAGCACGAAGGAGAAAAGTCAGCAGGAATTCTTATCGCGACCAATGATAAAGCAATGCTCACATAAGATATCATTCTATTAAAATGTTTTATGGTTAGCGACATGATGTGTTTTGTAATACTTGTTTTTAGGACGTCCAAAAATCAATTATGCGAGCAGCTTTCGACAATTGATTTGGGAAAAATGAGAAAACATTTCGTTTTTGTGAGGTAATTATTAGATTTGTAGTAATTTCCTCGTGTCAAACGAGCAGACACTTCCTCGAGCAAGGTTGCAGTATTATAAAATCAATGCGTGCTCGATGTGCTAAACTCATAAGCTCGATGCTCAGTGTGCATGCGTATTAGGGTTTTTTTTCAACTAATGCTTACAACAATCGCAAAAAATGAGATAAATTGTACTTCGAATGGTCATAGTTAACTTATGAGTTTGGCAGAGAAAGGAAATACATAATAGTGCAACATAATATAGTTAAAGGATCCTTTGCTTTGCTATAACAAGAAAGTAGTGGAATCAGGTTGCACTTAGGAAATGCAATACAAGATTACAAAGTTTATGTTAGGCACTTGGATAATACTCAAAGATTCTCATAAAGCATTTTAGAGAAAGTATTTAATAATGAAAAAATCTATTAAATACTTGCTTTGGAATAATActtttttgaatattttaaattatgttaatAATGATTTTGAAAGTTTGTTTTTCTTAATTTCTCTTCTTAATTGACAATTCCATTTGTGATTGTTTTTTATATTTCATAGATCTTGGTCTGTTCCTCTCTATTGGTAGAGATTgtaatataaaatcccattgAATCAGTAAGTAATCTGTGTGTCTAATGTATAATATTGTAtctaagaaacaaaataaaaaaagaaatatttttctcTGGGTATTTTGTTTGTTCTTTTTTCTTGCCAAACGTCTGTGTCTGTAAAGCTAATAACAAGTTACCTAGAGCATCAAACAAGACAAATAAACATCCGTTTTTTTAAACTaaggaaagaaaaaaagacaGACCAATTCTAATCATAATACCTTATTTGATTAGATATTGATTTTTGTTATTAACCCTTAATTAATTGACTAAAGATTAATAAATTTCAATTTTACTCGTGAAAAATAAAAGTATcccaatattttattttatgaaaaatGAGTAGGCCACAAAATAACACTTATAACTAAATACAACATAACAACATTGTAAATGAGCACTTGTAACTGAATATAACATATCCACAAtcacaaaataattaatcaagTAGTGAATACAACATAACATAATTGATTAGAAGAAACTACAATAATTAAGCAGTGACCACATTGGCTTTGAAAATTGACATTCAGGGATCATTTGATATGATGAGTTCACAGTTTTCATATTACTAAGAAAGTTGAAGAGGGTAATTTGATAGTTTGTAAACTTACATCAATGTATTTGGTTATGCACTAGAATCTTATCTATAATTCCTGAAAATAtcactttctgtgtttggttgtgcatagcAATCTGTCAAGTTtttatattttcataaaattaatataataatatatttcatcaaaataataaataatataattataaaaagca
It encodes the following:
- the LOC133802485 gene encoding very-long-chain enoyl-CoA reductase; translation: MKVSVISRSGREVIRGGLELNDSATVSDLQEAIHKRTKKFYPARQRLTLPVQPGSKERPVVLSSKKGLKEYTSGNSNDLTVVFKDLGAQVSYRTLFFFEYLGPLIIYPLFYYFPVYRYFGFKGERVIHPVQTYAMYYWCFHYFKRIMETFFVHRFSHATSPLSNVFRNCLYYWSFGSYIAYYVNHPLYTPVSDLQMKIGFGFGILCQISNFYCHILLSNLRGADGSGGYQIPRGFLFNIVTCANYTTEIYQWLGFNIATQTVAGYLFLVVAAFIMTNWALAKHRRLKKLFDGKDGRPKYPRRWIILPPFL